The following proteins are co-located in the Larimichthys crocea isolate SSNF chromosome XXIV, L_crocea_2.0, whole genome shotgun sequence genome:
- the begain gene encoding brain-enriched guanylate kinase-associated protein isoform X2: MEAKITINKLREDNDLYRKDCNLAAQLLQCSKSHYRAHKMSELPLDFQQRISSHIEKHNRGSGVTMAMCHSNYSDAVPTSLIAKVLEKPEPGSSCPVTRSPSPQPQDGDFLTGRGSTDHLNRRISYKSSDLYCSDTALYCPERWQDTERRQSVDLHGTSLLQLHAQNSTDSNPDEEAYHSGSFSHHEAPSSFQHHEEFGAGSLPASSSYSSFSLASDEKGGVSSGCGRTATSTLSSSHQGLYMDWRESGSGDYGRKGMSPYEKDNASFPKSLSIQHMVIPRSPQKGTSPAYTRTASCFSEPYHSSTPRLASSHSMGSTTGLGQARGGALDSRGEIQVPEDDLSSRWRQLSVEDINTFSSSYRDITGRVSPYSFSERHFAMGPSSKVKGSLYSSFQEGDDVFHSRVLDQCFAVSSPSPSRSPKPMEHRKQEKTSVLYRAKDDSQDSECSLFLSGSSKEKESSGGAMAASSSKKDYVNLSADSSAESLHQSSLEASSLQHYPAPRPIVRPRPSSSSALSVGPALPKKTSPRYQKFGSTGLTRKDSLTKAQLYGTLLN, from the exons ATGGAGGCGAAGATCACCATCAATAAACTCAGAGAGGACAAC GACCTGTACAGGAAAGACTGCAATCTGGCAGCCCAGCTACTGCAGTGCTCCAAGTCTCACTACAGAGCACACAAGATGTCTGAG CTACCATTGGATTTCCAGCAACGCATCAGTTCCCACATTGAGAAACATAATCGGGGTAGCGGAGTCACCATGGCAATGTGCCACTCCAATTACTCCGATGCAGTGCCAACATCCCTAATTGCCAAGGTCTTGGAAAAACCGGAACCAGGAAGCAGTTGTCCTGTAACTCGCTCGCCCAGCCCGCAACCGCAGGATGGAGACTTTCTTACAGGAAGAGGAAGCACTGATCACCTGAACCGCCGCATTTCGTATAAGTCTTCTGACCTGTACTGCAGCGATACGGCACTCTACTGCCCTGAGCGATGGCAAGATACAGAGCGCAGGCAGAGTGTCGACCTCCACGGCACCAGCCTGCTCCAGCTTCACGCCCAGAACTCCACTGACAGCAACCCAGATGAAGAGGCCTACCACTCTGGAAGTTTCTCCCACCATGAGGCTCCATCCTCCTTCCAACACCATGAAGAGTTTGGCGCTGGCAGCCTCCCTGCATCCAGTTCCTACTCTAGCTTCAGCCTCGCATCGGACGAGAAGGGAGGAGTTAGTAGTGGTTGTGGGCGCACTGCCACCAGCACCTTATCCTCTTCTCACCAGGGTCTCTATATGGATTGGCGAGAGAGTGGCAGTGGGGACTATGGGCGCAAAGGCATGTCCCCTTATGAAAAAGACAACGCGAGCTTCCCCAAGTCGCTCAGCATCCAGCACATGGTGATCCCAAGGAGCCCGCAGAAGGGCACTTCACCAGCTTACACAAGGACGGCTTCATGCTTCAGTGAACCATACCATTCCAGCACCCCCCGCCTGGCCTCCTCTCACAGCATGGGGTCCACAACTGGACTGGGCCAAGCTCGTGGAGGGGCTCTGGACAGCCGAGGTGAGATCCAAGTCCCTGAGGATGACCTAAGCAGCCGCTGGAGACAGCTCAGTGTGGAAGACATCAACACGTTCTCATCTTCCTACCGTGATATCACAGGGCGGGTCTCTCCGTACAGTTTCTCTGAGCGCCACTTTGCCATGGGCCCCTCCAGTAAGGTCAAGGGGTCCCTCTACAGCAGCTTCCAAGAAGGAGATGACGTCTTCCACAGTCGCGTGCTGGACCAGTGTTTTGCTGTGAGTTCCCCTTCGCCCAGCCGCAGCCCAAAACCTATGGAGCACCGTAAGCAGGAGAAAACTTCTGTTCTGTACAGAGCCAAGGATGACAGTCAGGACTCCGAGTGCAGTCTGTTCCTCTCAGGGAGCTCtaaagagaaggagagcagtGGGGGAGCCATGGCAGCAAGCAGCTCTAAGAAGGACTATGTAAATCTGAGCGCGGACAGCTCGGCTGAGTCCTTACACCAAAGCTCCCTCGAAGCCTCAAGTCTTCAACACTACCCCGCCCCTAGGCCGATCGTCCGGCCTCGCCCGAGCTCCAGCTCCGCTCTCAGTGTCGGCCCCGCACTGCCAAAGAAGACCTCTCCAAGATACCAAAAATTTGGCAGCACGGGACTGACCAGAAAGGACAGTTTGACCAAGGCACAGCTGTACGGGACACTGCTGAACTGA